From a single Chloroflexota bacterium genomic region:
- a CDS encoding S9 family peptidase, translating to MTDEKNIAPYGSWGSPITTELIVADSIGIGDVALHGDDIYWTELRPADNARNVVVRRTPDGTVSDVTPTGFSARTRVHEYGGASFCVADSDGGNSAVYFSNFADQRLYRQTIAADGAIGEPQPVTPEIDMRYTDGDACEQHGIIVCVREDHSSAWREAVNTVVAIDLARGGSRVLVSGASFYSTPRVSPDGSTLAWLSWNHPNMPWDGCELWVAAIQDDGTLGEHRLIAGGVDESIFQPSWSPGGVLHFVSDRNGWWNIYRCDANFENAVPMCEADAIGKEFGRPAWVFGLSTYGFASEERIICTYTQAGEWYIGDIDTANGTLTTVPTPYSDVGTLHVSAKQVAFTAGSPTMPMTMMRHDLTDSSTARLRSSSDATPGTGYLSEAQAIEFPTTNGLTAHAFYYPPANEDYAAPEDEKPPLIVISHGGPTSAADSSLDLRKQFWTSRGFAVLDVNYGGSTGFGTEYRRRLNDSWGIVDVDDCINGANYLVQQGLADAERLIVRGGSAGGFTTLLALTTRDTFSAGASHYGVSDIEALVRDTHKFESRYMDSLVGRYPQQVERYHERSPINHTDGLSAPMIVLQGLEDEIVPPNQAEMMVDALRDKGLPVAYLTFEGEQHGFRQAKNIRRALEAELYFYSRVFNFELADDIEPVQIDNMP from the coding sequence ATGACTGATGAGAAGAACATAGCCCCGTATGGCTCTTGGGGATCGCCCATTACCACGGAGCTGATTGTGGCGGATAGCATTGGCATTGGCGATGTTGCGCTGCATGGCGACGATATATATTGGACGGAACTGCGGCCCGCAGACAACGCGCGCAATGTCGTTGTGCGGCGCACTCCGGACGGCACGGTCAGCGATGTTACACCGACCGGATTTAGCGCGCGCACCCGCGTCCACGAATACGGCGGCGCCTCCTTCTGCGTCGCGGATTCGGACGGCGGCAACAGCGCCGTATATTTCAGCAATTTCGCGGACCAACGTCTGTACAGGCAGACCATTGCCGCAGACGGCGCTATCGGAGAGCCGCAGCCCGTTACGCCTGAGATTGATATGCGATACACCGACGGTGATGCGTGCGAACAGCACGGCATCATTGTCTGCGTGCGCGAAGACCACTCGTCTGCGTGGCGCGAGGCGGTCAACACCGTCGTCGCCATCGACTTGGCGCGCGGCGGCAGCCGCGTCCTCGTGTCCGGCGCGTCATTCTATTCGACACCGCGCGTCAGTCCGGACGGCTCCACGCTCGCGTGGTTGTCGTGGAATCACCCGAACATGCCTTGGGACGGCTGCGAGCTGTGGGTCGCCGCAATACAAGACGACGGAACTCTTGGCGAACATCGGCTAATCGCGGGCGGCGTGGACGAGTCTATCTTCCAGCCGTCTTGGTCGCCGGGCGGCGTGCTGCACTTTGTATCCGACCGCAACGGCTGGTGGAACATCTACCGCTGCGACGCTAATTTCGAAAACGCAGTGCCGATGTGCGAGGCGGACGCGATAGGCAAAGAGTTCGGCAGACCGGCGTGGGTGTTCGGGCTTAGCACATACGGCTTCGCGTCCGAAGAGCGCATTATCTGCACATACACGCAGGCGGGCGAATGGTACATCGGAGACATCGACACGGCAAACGGCACACTGACGACCGTGCCCACGCCATACAGCGATGTCGGAACGCTGCATGTGTCCGCAAAACAGGTCGCGTTCACCGCAGGCTCGCCTACGATGCCCATGACGATGATGCGCCACGACCTTACGGACAGCAGCACCGCGCGCCTTCGCAGCAGCAGCGATGCGACACCGGGCACGGGCTACTTGTCGGAAGCGCAGGCGATCGAGTTCCCAACGACTAATGGACTGACGGCGCATGCCTTCTACTACCCGCCGGCGAACGAAGACTACGCCGCGCCTGAAGACGAAAAGCCTCCGCTCATAGTCATAAGCCACGGCGGACCTACCAGCGCGGCGGATTCGTCGCTCGACCTCCGCAAGCAGTTCTGGACGAGTCGCGGATTCGCTGTGCTGGATGTGAACTACGGCGGCAGCACCGGCTTCGGCACGGAGTACAGGCGGCGACTGAACGATAGTTGGGGCATCGTCGATGTGGACGACTGCATCAACGGAGCGAACTATCTCGTGCAGCAAGGGCTTGCGGACGCCGAGCGGCTCATCGTGCGCGGTGGCAGCGCGGGCGGGTTCACCACGCTGCTCGCGCTCACCACGCGCGACACATTCAGCGCCGGCGCGAGCCACTACGGAGTCAGCGACATCGAAGCGCTGGTGCGCGACACCCACAAGTTCGAATCGCGCTATATGGACTCGCTGGTCGGGCGCTACCCGCAGCAGGTCGAACGATACCACGAACGCTCGCCCATCAACCACACCGACGGACTGTCCGCGCCGATGATTGTGCTGCAAGGGCTGGAAGACGAGATCGTGCCTCCCAACCAGGCGGAGATGATGGTGGACGCGCTGCGGGACAAGGGGCTGCCCGTCGCGTACCTGACATTCGAAGGCGAGCAGCACGGCTTCCGCCAAGCGAAGAACATCCGCCGCGCACTGGAAGCGGAACTGTACTTCTATTCGCGCGTCTTCAACTTCGAGCTAGCAGATGACATCGAACCCGTGCAAATCGACAACATGCCGTAG
- a CDS encoding rhomboid family intramembrane serine protease, with protein MTQVKNSFVALLLLLVFVVVIWGVFLVNWWLLDGELNRQGIRPIALPYEFVSVLREIGNISFSPSYIWRVIQSILMSPLLHAGFGHIWSNTLALLILGGLVALRGVKSLIGVSIFVVLLGGTLVWLFGRPAVHIGASGLVFGYFGYLVALGWFRRSIVTVGVAALVLFVYGVSIFLGALPQGGFISWEGHLFGLIAGVLAAMLSRRTPE; from the coding sequence ATGACGCAGGTGAAGAACAGCTTTGTCGCGCTGCTGCTGCTGCTAGTGTTCGTGGTGGTCATCTGGGGCGTGTTCTTGGTGAATTGGTGGTTGCTTGACGGCGAGCTGAACCGTCAAGGGATACGACCCATCGCGCTGCCGTACGAATTTGTGTCGGTGCTGCGCGAAATCGGCAATATTAGCTTCAGCCCATCGTATATCTGGCGTGTCATTCAGAGCATACTGATGTCGCCGTTGCTGCATGCCGGATTCGGGCATATTTGGTCGAACACGCTGGCGCTGCTGATATTGGGCGGCTTGGTGGCGCTACGCGGTGTCAAATCGCTTATCGGTGTGTCGATATTCGTGGTGCTGCTTGGCGGAACGTTGGTGTGGCTGTTCGGGCGTCCGGCGGTGCACATCGGCGCGAGTGGGCTTGTTTTCGGATACTTCGGTTATCTGGTCGCGCTCGGCTGGTTCAGGCGCAGCATCGTAACTGTCGGCGTCGCTGCGCTAGTGCTGTTCGTGTACGGCGTCAGCATATTCCTCGGCGCGCTCCCGCAAGGCGGCTTCATATCGTGGGAAGGGCACCTGTTCGGGCTGATAGCAGGCGTGCTAGCGGCAATGTTGAGCCGTAGAACTCCCGAATAA